CCAGGTGGCGCGGCAGCCCAGGGCCTCATGCGCACGCATGAGCCTGAGCGCCATATCGCGCTGGTGGCTGTCGAGGCGCACCTGCTGCGGACGCAACAGGTCCAGGGCGCCGACGTTGAGGGTGGTGGGCACCGTCACCTCGGCGCCGCCCTCGACGAGCTTCTCGGCGAAGGCAACACCGCTGTCGCCATGATAGAGGCAACCGTCGATGTGGCTGGAGGCAATGGGGATCAGGCGCTCAGCGCCCAGAAGGCGGGCGCTTTCGGCCAGGATGCGCAGGGCCATGGTCCGGCCCGGCCCGCCGTGCCCCGCGGCTATGGCCTGTTCTTCAGCGGTGAGCGTGACGGCCATGGAGGCTTGCCTATGATCCGGCCACCATCATGCCGTCCACACGGATCGTGGGCGCATCGATGCCGTAGATCATCTTCAGATCGCTGGCCGGTGTCAGGTTCGCAAACATGTCCTTCAGGTTGCCGGCGATGGTGGCCTCGCTGACCGGGTGAGTCAGCTTGCCGTCCTTGATCCAATAGCCCGAGGCACCGCGGCTATAGTCGCCGGTGACACCGTTGACGCCCATGCCGATCATCTCGGTGACATAGAAGCCGTCCTCGATATCGGCAATCATCTCCTCTGGACTCTGCTGGCCGGGCTCCAGGTAGACGTTGCTGGCCGAGGGTCCCGGCGGGCTCGAGATGCCGCGGCTGGCGTGGCCCGTGGGTTCCAGGCCCAATTGCCGGGCCGAGGAGAGGTCGAGCAACCAGGTGGTCAGGCGCCCGTCCTCGATCAGGTTCCAGGTCCGTGTCGGCAGGCCCTCGCTGTCGAAGGGCTTGGAGCGCAGGCCGCGCTTGCGGTGCGGTTCGTCGATGATGCGGATGCCCTCGGCGAAGACCGGCTGGTTCATGCGGTCCTTCAGGAAAGAGGTGCCGCGCGCGATTGAGGGGCCTGAGATGGCCCCCAGGAAGTGACGCAGCAGGCTGTTGGCCACCCGGGATTCATAAACGATGGGCACGCGCCCGGTCTTCGGCTTGACCGGGTTCAGGCGCTTCACCGCTCGTTCCCCGGCACGCCGGCCGACGACGGCAGGGTCTTCCAGGTCCTGGGCGAAGACCTTGCTGGAGAAATCATAATCCCGCTGCATGTCCAAACCTTCGCCGGCCAGAACCGAGGCGCCCACGGAATGGCTGGACACGCGATAGCTGCCTGTGAAGCCGTTGCTGGCGGCCAGCGAGACGCGGGTCATGCCCCAGCCGGCCTCGGCGCCTTCGGAATTGGTCACGCCCTCGACGGCACGGGCGGCCTCCTCGCAGAGCCGGGCGCGTTCGATCAGGTCTTCCGGGCTGGGCTCCGCGGGATCGCAGGACTCCACATCGGGGATCTGGCGGGCCAGTTGCTCCGTATCGGCCAGGCCGCAGTAGGGATCCTCCGGCACGACCCGGGCCATGGTCACGGCGCGGTCCACCAGCTCGTCCAGGGCCTTGGGTCCCAGATCCGTGGACGAGACGATGGCCTGCCGCTGTCCAATGAAGACGCGCAGACCGACGTCCTGGCTTTCCTCGCGCTCAAGCTGTTCCAGTTCACCCATGCGTTGGGCATGACTGAGCGCGGTGGAACGGGCCACCAGGGCATCAGCACTGTCGGCACCGGCGGCACGGGCCTTGCGGATCAGGTCTTCAAGCAAAGCGGGATCTTGCGTTTCCGAGGTCATGTCACTTGTCTTTTGTGAAAGGGTGCTGGCGAGGTCTCCCTATCACATGGACCCTGAGGGGCCAATGCGCCAGTCCTCGATGCCTGCTTGGCGGTCAGTTCATCTGTTGCGGCAGCCAGGTGGCGATTTCCGGGAAGACCACGACCAGGACAACGGAGAGCAACAGGATCAGGAAGAACGGCAGGGCCGCCAGGGCGACCTTGAAGATGTTGCGTCCCGTCAGGCCCTGGAGGACGAAGAGATTGAAGCCCACCGGCGGCGTGATCTGGCTCATCTCCACGACCAGCACCACGTAGATGCCGAACCAGATGCGGTCCAGGCCGGCCGCGTCGATCATCGGCAGGATGACGGCGGTGGTCAGCACGACGATGGAGATGCCGTCCAGGAAACAGCCCAGCACCACGAAGAAGATCGTCAGCGCTGCAATGAGTGCGTAGGGCGACAGCTCCATGGCCGCGATCCAGCTGGCCAGTTCGCGCGGAATGCCGGTAAAGCCCATGGCCACCGACAGGAAGGCGGCGCCGGCCAGGATGAAGGCGATCATGCACGACGTGCGCGTTGCCCCCAACAGGCCGTCCAGGAAGGTCTTCCAGGTCAGGCTGCCGGAAAACCACGACAACAGCAGCGAGAAGAGAACTCCGAGCGAGGCGGCGTCTGTGGGGCTGGCCACGCCGAAATAGATCGAAGCGATCACGCCGAAGATGATCATCAGCACCGGAATCAGGCGGCGCGAGGCCTTCAAGCGTTCCCGGATCGGGATGCGCGGCTCCGCTGGGGGTGTGCGCGAAGGATTGAGCGCGGACCAGAGCATGACATAGCCCATGAAGAGGCTGACCAGCATGATGCCGGGCAGGACACCGGCAATGAAGAGCCGCGAAATGGATTCCTCGATGGCCACGCCATAGACGATCAGGATGATCGAGGGCGGGATCAGCAGGCCAAGCGTACCGGACCCGGCCAGGGTGCCGATCATCATCTGCTCGTCGTAGCCACGCTTCTTCAGCTCGGGCAGGGACATCTTTCCGATGGTCGCCACCGTGGCGGCCGAGGAGCCGGACACCGCGGCAAAGATTCCGCAGCCCAGGATGTTCACATGCATCAGGCGGCCCGGTAGCCGTGCCATCCAGGGCGAGAGCCCGCCAAAGAGATCCTCGGACAGGCGCGAGCGGAAGAGGATTTCGCCCATCCAGATGAACATGGGCAGGGCGGCCAATGACCACTTTGTCGAGGCGCTCCAGGCATTGGTGGCCAAGGCCTGGCCAACTGGCACCGAGGTGAAGAGTTCAATGGCGAGATACCCGACCGCCAGTAGGGAAAAGGCAACCCAGACACCGCTGGCCAGCAGGCCCAGAAGCGCAATGACCAGAACGCCGGAGAGTATCAGCTGATCCATGGAGTCTGTCCTGCTTTAGCGGGCGGTCGAGGAAGGGGTGGACTCCGTGGATCCGGAGGTTTCGTCGCTTGTCTGCTCCAGCAGTCCCTCAGCATCTGCATAGCTGGGCCGCTTGCCAAGGAACACGCGCAGGGTCTCGTCCAGCAGGGCCAGGGTCAGGATCACCAGCCCAGCGACCATCGCGCTCTGGGGAATCCACAGCGGAACGGCAACCAGGCCGCCAGATACGTCGTTGAAGCGGTAGGAATCGTGGACCAGGGAGAACATATGTAGCGTGAAATAGCCGGCCAGGAGTGTGGCCACGCCACAGCACCAGACCTCGACCCAGCGCCGCAGTCCCTGGGGCAGATGCTGGACCACCAGGCTGACCCGGATATGGCTGCCTTCCTTGAAGGTGTAGGCCAGCGCGAAAAAGGTCGCGGCGGCCAGGAAATAGCCGGAAAAACGGGCATAGCCGGATATCTGCAGGCCGTAGGCCTTGCCGATCAATACTCCCAGGATCTCGTCGATCAGCCCGAGCGTGACCTGGAT
The Fodinicurvata sediminis DSM 21159 genome window above contains:
- a CDS encoding TldD/PmbA family protein, with the translated sequence MTSETQDPALLEDLIRKARAAGADSADALVARSTALSHAQRMGELEQLEREESQDVGLRVFIGQRQAIVSSTDLGPKALDELVDRAVTMARVVPEDPYCGLADTEQLARQIPDVESCDPAEPSPEDLIERARLCEEAARAVEGVTNSEGAEAGWGMTRVSLAASNGFTGSYRVSSHSVGASVLAGEGLDMQRDYDFSSKVFAQDLEDPAVVGRRAGERAVKRLNPVKPKTGRVPIVYESRVANSLLRHFLGAISGPSIARGTSFLKDRMNQPVFAEGIRIIDEPHRKRGLRSKPFDSEGLPTRTWNLIEDGRLTTWLLDLSSARQLGLEPTGHASRGISSPPGPSASNVYLEPGQQSPEEMIADIEDGFYVTEMIGMGVNGVTGDYSRGASGYWIKDGKLTHPVSEATIAGNLKDMFANLTPASDLKMIYGIDAPTIRVDGMMVAGS
- a CDS encoding TRAP transporter large permease encodes the protein MDQLILSGVLVIALLGLLASGVWVAFSLLAVGYLAIELFTSVPVGQALATNAWSASTKWSLAALPMFIWMGEILFRSRLSEDLFGGLSPWMARLPGRLMHVNILGCGIFAAVSGSSAATVATIGKMSLPELKKRGYDEQMMIGTLAGSGTLGLLIPPSIILIVYGVAIEESISRLFIAGVLPGIMLVSLFMGYVMLWSALNPSRTPPAEPRIPIRERLKASRRLIPVLMIIFGVIASIYFGVASPTDAASLGVLFSLLLSWFSGSLTWKTFLDGLLGATRTSCMIAFILAGAAFLSVAMGFTGIPRELASWIAAMELSPYALIAALTIFFVVLGCFLDGISIVVLTTAVILPMIDAAGLDRIWFGIYVVLVVEMSQITPPVGFNLFVLQGLTGRNIFKVALAALPFFLILLLSVVLVVVFPEIATWLPQQMN
- a CDS encoding TRAP transporter small permease, whose protein sequence is MRRLLDRIYKLSGYIAAFFLFTIFAVVIIQVTLGLIDEILGVLIGKAYGLQISGYARFSGYFLAAATFFALAYTFKEGSHIRVSLVVQHLPQGLRRWVEVWCCGVATLLAGYFTLHMFSLVHDSYRFNDVSGGLVAVPLWIPQSAMVAGLVILTLALLDETLRVFLGKRPSYADAEGLLEQTSDETSGSTESTPSSTAR